From Astyanax mexicanus isolate ESR-SI-001 chromosome 16, AstMex3_surface, whole genome shotgun sequence, one genomic window encodes:
- the rubcn gene encoding run domain Beclin-1-interacting and cysteine-rich domain-containing protein isoform X3: MEISTETDAAERRREHWKLLSNLKTTVEGLLSTNNPNVWSRYGGLQRLHKDMNNILSHGLKHEQVYYKQKDYWQFVWCLRFISPSLSRHVEQFSQLEPVLSSGGYGVGGEGYKAERWLLHSLQSHLLSTQLRPLLTHISTIRKYYNDEAFLLSEPHVSAMFQCLEAVEQNDPRLLALIDTVRLSQLKEPVPIGLLKSQSMYQLPLERLPASIRRHTSHLTLTETSTPYSETNSEAVAGSSSVGAVGTPCACGHSDGSSVVPQVCVSEPSSPAQPEPGECVDADGDDGPEYLAIGNLGRRRHSSSSANRSEVPPTSGGSTPVPPQPRRNSFSDTQQGTRRSIRGHARSLSDTGVTQKHKQAGGHRKITIIIEDPVAESAVNEECVKSYGPFSPQSSSSSQSSLYMEANGFQYNTVPDGMFRKPSEGQSLISYLSEQDFGSCADLEKENAHFSISESLIAAIELMKCNMCRRAEETEEDGDSDSEIQQLKQKIRLRRQQIRRSRLQPSSSQRAFTSTDSGSPLSSHDSFLHSDSGSAEEVEDFELRDGCDGQALLASQSGLSLSLASLFSDADIKHTVTPSRSFISSESVSPSLLQSNSAESVAMGLLRQFEGMQLPAASELDWLVPEHDAPQKLLPIPDSLPISPDDGEHADIYKLRIRVRGNLEWAPPRPQIIFNTHPAPKRKVVVAKQNYRCAGCGTRIDPDYIKRLRYCEYLGRYFCQCCHENATAVVPGHVLRKWDFSKYYVSNFARDLLGKIAGDPLFNPNDVNTALYKKVKALETVRVLRMQLFHMKNLFKTCRLAKDVLEDFDSVAGHLTEDLHLFSLNDLTAVRSGELTTKLRELLRLGSAHVSSCVLCQAKGFVCEFCGNEKDIIFPYELHKCQRCEECNACYHRTCFKSGQQCPRCQRLAERRERMARKNMEEEEEDGSGI, encoded by the exons ATGGAGATATCGACAGAGACAGACGCTGCGGAACGAAG GCGTGAACACTGGAAACTTTTGTCCAACCTGAAAACTACTGTAGAGGGGCTGCTCTCCACCAATAATCCAAATGTTTGGTCACGTTATGGAGGATTACAGCGGCTCCATAAAGACATGAACAACATCCTCAGCCATGGCCTCAAACACGAACAG GTGTATTATAAACAGAAGGATTATTGGCAGTTTGTTTGGTGTCTTCGGTTTATCAGCCCCAGTCTTTCCCGTCATGTGGAGCAG TTCAGTCAGTTGGAGCCGGTGTTGAGTAGTGGGGGATATGGTGTTGGGGGTGAGGGGTATAAAGCCGAGCGCTggctcctccacagcctgcaaAGCCACCTGCTTTCTACTCAACTCAGACCACTGCTTACGCACATTAGCACCATTCGCAAGTACTATAacg ATGAAGCATTCCTACTGAGTGAGCCACATGTGTCTGCAATGTTCCAGTGTTTGGAAGCTGTTGAGCAGAATGACCCACGACTGCTGGCGCTCATCGACACCGTCCGA CTGTCCCAGCTGAAGGAGCCAGTTCCCATTGGCCTATTAAAGAGCCAAAGCATGTACCAGTTGCCATTGGAGCGCCTGCCAGCTTCCATCCGCAGACACACCTCACACCTCACACTTACAGAGACCAGTACACCATACTCAGAGACCAACTCAG AAGCTGTGGCAGGCAGCAGTTCAGTAGGTGCAGTGGGAACTCCGTGTGCGTGTGGTCACAGTGATGGGAGCTCGGTGGTCCCgcaggtgtgtgtaagtgagcCCTCCAGCCCTGCCCAGCCAGAACCAGGAGAGTGTGTGGATGCAGATGGAGATGATGGACCAGAGTACCTTGCCATTGGTAACTTGGGGAGGAGGAGACATTCCAGTAGCTCGGCCAACAGAAGCGAGGTGCCTCCAACAAGCGGCGGCTCCACTCCTGTTCCTCCGCAACCCAGACGCAACTCCTTCTCCGACACACAGCAGGGGACGAGGCGGAGCATCAGGGGTCACGCAAGGTCATTGTCTGACACAGGGgtcacacagaaacacaaacaag CAGGCGGCCACAGGAAAATCACCATTATAATAGAGGATCCTGTAGCAG AATCTGCAGTGAATGAAGAGTGTGTGAAGAGTTATGGACCATTCTCTcctcagagcagcagcagcagccagagcTCTCTCTACATGGAAGCCA ATGGTTTCCAGTACAACACTGTACCTGATGGGATGTTCAGAAAGCCGTCAGAGGGTCAGAGTTTGATCAGTTACCTGTCAGAGCAGGACTTCGGCAGCTGTGCTGATCTAGAAAAG GAGAATGCTCACTTCAGCATCTCAGAGTCTCTGATAGCTGCCATTGAGCTGATGAAGTGTAACATGTGCCGGAGGGCTGAGGAGACTGAGGAGGATGGAGACAGCGACTCTGAGATCCAGCAGCTGAAGCAGAAAATTCGCCTGCGCAGGCAGCAGATCCGTCGCAGTCGACTGCAGCCCAGCTCCTCTCAACGTG CTTTCACCTCCACAGACAGCGGCTCTCCGCTCAGTTCCCACGATTCATTTCTCCACTCTGACTCTGGATCGGCCGAGGAGGTGGAGGACTTTGAGCTGAGAG ATGGCTGTGACGGTCAGGCCCTGCTGGCATCTCAAAGTGGACTCTCATTGTCCCTTGCCTCACTCTTCTCAG ATGCagatattaaacacacagtgactCCCAGCAGGTCCTTCATCAGCTCAGAGTCTGT TTCTCCATCTCTCCTCCAGTCAAACTCTGCAGAGTCGGTGGCAATGGGGCTGTTGAGGCAGTTTGAGGGGATGCAGCTTCCAGCAGCGTCAGAGCTTGACTGGCTGGTTCCAGAACATGACGCTCCACAGAAG ctTCTCCCAATCCCAGACTCGTTGCCGATCTCTCCTGATGATGGAGAACATGCAGATATCTATAAGCTGCGTATTCGTGTGCGGGGGAATCTAGAGTGGGCCCCACCACGGCCGCAAATCATCTTTAACACCCACCCGGCGCCAAA gagGAAGGTGGTGGTGGCTAAGCAGAACTACAGGTGTGCAGGCTGCGGTACGCGTATTGATCCAG ATTACATCAAAAGGCTGCGGTACTGCGAGTATTTGGGACGGTATTTCTGTCAGTGTTGCCACGAAAATGCCACTGCTGTGGTGCCGGGACACGTGCTGAGGAAATGGGATTTCAGTAAATACTATGTTAGTAACTTTGCCCGGGATTTGCTGGGGAAGATCGCTGGAGACCCGCTGTTCAACCCCAATGACGTCAACACTGCACTGTACAAAAAAGTCAAAGCACTGGAGACAGTACGG gtTTTGAGAATGCAGCTGTTTCACATGAAGAATCTGTTTAAAACCTGCCGTTTAGCCAAAGA tgtGCTAGAAGACTTTGACTCTGTTGCCGGTCACCTTACGGAGGATCTGCACCTGTTCTCTTTGAATGACCTCACTGCCGTCCGCTCTGGAGAACTCACAACAAAACTGCGGGAGCTGCTCCGCCTCGGCTCTGCTCACGTCTCCAGCTGTGTG CTGTGTCAGGCAAAGGGCTTTGTGTGTGAATTCTGCGGAAATGAGAAAGACATAATCTTCCCCTACGAGCTACACAAGTGCCAGCGGTGTGAAG AATGCAATGCGTGCTACCACAGAACTTGCTTTAAAAGTGGCCAACAGTGCCCGCGGTGCCAGCGGCTcgctgagaggagagagaggatggCCCGCAAAAacatggaggaagaggaagaggatggaAGTGGAATCTAG
- the rubcn gene encoding run domain Beclin-1-interacting and cysteine-rich domain-containing protein isoform X1, giving the protein MEISTETDAAERRREHWKLLSNLKTTVEGLLSTNNPNVWSRYGGLQRLHKDMNNILSHGLKHEQVYYKQKDYWQFVWCLRFISPSLSRHVEQFSQLEPVLSSGGYGVGGEGYKAERWLLHSLQSHLLSTQLRPLLTHISTIRKYYNDEAFLLSEPHVSAMFQCLEAVEQNDPRLLALIDTVRVRELSQLKEPVPIGLLKSQSMYQLPLERLPASIRRHTSHLTLTETSTPYSETNSEAVAGSSSVGAVGTPCACGHSDGSSVVPQVCVSEPSSPAQPEPGECVDADGDDGPEYLAIGNLGRRRHSSSSANRSEVPPTSGGSTPVPPQPRRNSFSDTQQGTRRSIRGHARSLSDTGVTQKHKQAGGHRKITIIIEDPVAESAVNEECVKSYGPFSPQSSSSSQSSLYMEANGFQYNTVPDGMFRKPSEGQSLISYLSEQDFGSCADLEKENAHFSISESLIAAIELMKCNMCRRAEETEEDGDSDSEIQQLKQKIRLRRQQIRRSRLQPSSSQRAFTSTDSGSPLSSHDSFLHSDSGSAEEVEDFELRDGCDGQALLASQSGLSLSLASLFSDADIKHTVTPSRSFISSESVSPSLLQSNSAESVAMGLLRQFEGMQLPAASELDWLVPEHDAPQKLLPIPDSLPISPDDGEHADIYKLRIRVRGNLEWAPPRPQIIFNTHPAPKRKVVVAKQNYRCAGCGTRIDPDYIKRLRYCEYLGRYFCQCCHENATAVVPGHVLRKWDFSKYYVSNFARDLLGKIAGDPLFNPNDVNTALYKKVKALETVRVLRMQLFHMKNLFKTCRLAKDVLEDFDSVAGHLTEDLHLFSLNDLTAVRSGELTTKLRELLRLGSAHVSSCVLCQAKGFVCEFCGNEKDIIFPYELHKCQRCEECNACYHRTCFKSGQQCPRCQRLAERRERMARKNMEEEEEDGSGI; this is encoded by the exons ATGGAGATATCGACAGAGACAGACGCTGCGGAACGAAG GCGTGAACACTGGAAACTTTTGTCCAACCTGAAAACTACTGTAGAGGGGCTGCTCTCCACCAATAATCCAAATGTTTGGTCACGTTATGGAGGATTACAGCGGCTCCATAAAGACATGAACAACATCCTCAGCCATGGCCTCAAACACGAACAG GTGTATTATAAACAGAAGGATTATTGGCAGTTTGTTTGGTGTCTTCGGTTTATCAGCCCCAGTCTTTCCCGTCATGTGGAGCAG TTCAGTCAGTTGGAGCCGGTGTTGAGTAGTGGGGGATATGGTGTTGGGGGTGAGGGGTATAAAGCCGAGCGCTggctcctccacagcctgcaaAGCCACCTGCTTTCTACTCAACTCAGACCACTGCTTACGCACATTAGCACCATTCGCAAGTACTATAacg ATGAAGCATTCCTACTGAGTGAGCCACATGTGTCTGCAATGTTCCAGTGTTTGGAAGCTGTTGAGCAGAATGACCCACGACTGCTGGCGCTCATCGACACCGTCCGAGTAAGAGAG CTGTCCCAGCTGAAGGAGCCAGTTCCCATTGGCCTATTAAAGAGCCAAAGCATGTACCAGTTGCCATTGGAGCGCCTGCCAGCTTCCATCCGCAGACACACCTCACACCTCACACTTACAGAGACCAGTACACCATACTCAGAGACCAACTCAG AAGCTGTGGCAGGCAGCAGTTCAGTAGGTGCAGTGGGAACTCCGTGTGCGTGTGGTCACAGTGATGGGAGCTCGGTGGTCCCgcaggtgtgtgtaagtgagcCCTCCAGCCCTGCCCAGCCAGAACCAGGAGAGTGTGTGGATGCAGATGGAGATGATGGACCAGAGTACCTTGCCATTGGTAACTTGGGGAGGAGGAGACATTCCAGTAGCTCGGCCAACAGAAGCGAGGTGCCTCCAACAAGCGGCGGCTCCACTCCTGTTCCTCCGCAACCCAGACGCAACTCCTTCTCCGACACACAGCAGGGGACGAGGCGGAGCATCAGGGGTCACGCAAGGTCATTGTCTGACACAGGGgtcacacagaaacacaaacaag CAGGCGGCCACAGGAAAATCACCATTATAATAGAGGATCCTGTAGCAG AATCTGCAGTGAATGAAGAGTGTGTGAAGAGTTATGGACCATTCTCTcctcagagcagcagcagcagccagagcTCTCTCTACATGGAAGCCA ATGGTTTCCAGTACAACACTGTACCTGATGGGATGTTCAGAAAGCCGTCAGAGGGTCAGAGTTTGATCAGTTACCTGTCAGAGCAGGACTTCGGCAGCTGTGCTGATCTAGAAAAG GAGAATGCTCACTTCAGCATCTCAGAGTCTCTGATAGCTGCCATTGAGCTGATGAAGTGTAACATGTGCCGGAGGGCTGAGGAGACTGAGGAGGATGGAGACAGCGACTCTGAGATCCAGCAGCTGAAGCAGAAAATTCGCCTGCGCAGGCAGCAGATCCGTCGCAGTCGACTGCAGCCCAGCTCCTCTCAACGTG CTTTCACCTCCACAGACAGCGGCTCTCCGCTCAGTTCCCACGATTCATTTCTCCACTCTGACTCTGGATCGGCCGAGGAGGTGGAGGACTTTGAGCTGAGAG ATGGCTGTGACGGTCAGGCCCTGCTGGCATCTCAAAGTGGACTCTCATTGTCCCTTGCCTCACTCTTCTCAG ATGCagatattaaacacacagtgactCCCAGCAGGTCCTTCATCAGCTCAGAGTCTGT TTCTCCATCTCTCCTCCAGTCAAACTCTGCAGAGTCGGTGGCAATGGGGCTGTTGAGGCAGTTTGAGGGGATGCAGCTTCCAGCAGCGTCAGAGCTTGACTGGCTGGTTCCAGAACATGACGCTCCACAGAAG ctTCTCCCAATCCCAGACTCGTTGCCGATCTCTCCTGATGATGGAGAACATGCAGATATCTATAAGCTGCGTATTCGTGTGCGGGGGAATCTAGAGTGGGCCCCACCACGGCCGCAAATCATCTTTAACACCCACCCGGCGCCAAA gagGAAGGTGGTGGTGGCTAAGCAGAACTACAGGTGTGCAGGCTGCGGTACGCGTATTGATCCAG ATTACATCAAAAGGCTGCGGTACTGCGAGTATTTGGGACGGTATTTCTGTCAGTGTTGCCACGAAAATGCCACTGCTGTGGTGCCGGGACACGTGCTGAGGAAATGGGATTTCAGTAAATACTATGTTAGTAACTTTGCCCGGGATTTGCTGGGGAAGATCGCTGGAGACCCGCTGTTCAACCCCAATGACGTCAACACTGCACTGTACAAAAAAGTCAAAGCACTGGAGACAGTACGG gtTTTGAGAATGCAGCTGTTTCACATGAAGAATCTGTTTAAAACCTGCCGTTTAGCCAAAGA tgtGCTAGAAGACTTTGACTCTGTTGCCGGTCACCTTACGGAGGATCTGCACCTGTTCTCTTTGAATGACCTCACTGCCGTCCGCTCTGGAGAACTCACAACAAAACTGCGGGAGCTGCTCCGCCTCGGCTCTGCTCACGTCTCCAGCTGTGTG CTGTGTCAGGCAAAGGGCTTTGTGTGTGAATTCTGCGGAAATGAGAAAGACATAATCTTCCCCTACGAGCTACACAAGTGCCAGCGGTGTGAAG AATGCAATGCGTGCTACCACAGAACTTGCTTTAAAAGTGGCCAACAGTGCCCGCGGTGCCAGCGGCTcgctgagaggagagagaggatggCCCGCAAAAacatggaggaagaggaagaggatggaAGTGGAATCTAG
- the rubcn gene encoding run domain Beclin-1-interacting and cysteine-rich domain-containing protein isoform X4: MEISTETDAAERRREHWKLLSNLKTTVEGLLSTNNPNVWSRYGGLQRLHKDMNNILSHGLKHEQVYYKQKDYWQFVWCLRFISPSLSRHVEQFSQLEPVLSSGGYGVGGEGYKAERWLLHSLQSHLLSTQLRPLLTHISTIRKYYNDEAFLLSEPHVSAMFQCLEAVEQNDPRLLALIDTVRVRELSQLKEPVPIGLLKSQSMYQLPLERLPASIRRHTSHLTLTETSTPYSETNSEAVAGSSSVGAVGTPCACGHSDGSSVVPQVCVSEPSSPAQPEPGECVDADGDDGPEYLAIGNLGRRRHSSSSANRSEVPPTSGGSTPVPPQPRRNSFSDTQQGTRRSIRGHARSLSDTGVTQKHKQESAVNEECVKSYGPFSPQSSSSSQSSLYMEANGFQYNTVPDGMFRKPSEGQSLISYLSEQDFGSCADLEKENAHFSISESLIAAIELMKCNMCRRAEETEEDGDSDSEIQQLKQKIRLRRQQIRRSRLQPSSSQRAFTSTDSGSPLSSHDSFLHSDSGSAEEVEDFELRDGCDGQALLASQSGLSLSLASLFSDADIKHTVTPSRSFISSESVSPSLLQSNSAESVAMGLLRQFEGMQLPAASELDWLVPEHDAPQKLLPIPDSLPISPDDGEHADIYKLRIRVRGNLEWAPPRPQIIFNTHPAPKRKVVVAKQNYRCAGCGTRIDPDYIKRLRYCEYLGRYFCQCCHENATAVVPGHVLRKWDFSKYYVSNFARDLLGKIAGDPLFNPNDVNTALYKKVKALETVRVLRMQLFHMKNLFKTCRLAKDVLEDFDSVAGHLTEDLHLFSLNDLTAVRSGELTTKLRELLRLGSAHVSSCVLCQAKGFVCEFCGNEKDIIFPYELHKCQRCEECNACYHRTCFKSGQQCPRCQRLAERRERMARKNMEEEEEDGSGI; the protein is encoded by the exons ATGGAGATATCGACAGAGACAGACGCTGCGGAACGAAG GCGTGAACACTGGAAACTTTTGTCCAACCTGAAAACTACTGTAGAGGGGCTGCTCTCCACCAATAATCCAAATGTTTGGTCACGTTATGGAGGATTACAGCGGCTCCATAAAGACATGAACAACATCCTCAGCCATGGCCTCAAACACGAACAG GTGTATTATAAACAGAAGGATTATTGGCAGTTTGTTTGGTGTCTTCGGTTTATCAGCCCCAGTCTTTCCCGTCATGTGGAGCAG TTCAGTCAGTTGGAGCCGGTGTTGAGTAGTGGGGGATATGGTGTTGGGGGTGAGGGGTATAAAGCCGAGCGCTggctcctccacagcctgcaaAGCCACCTGCTTTCTACTCAACTCAGACCACTGCTTACGCACATTAGCACCATTCGCAAGTACTATAacg ATGAAGCATTCCTACTGAGTGAGCCACATGTGTCTGCAATGTTCCAGTGTTTGGAAGCTGTTGAGCAGAATGACCCACGACTGCTGGCGCTCATCGACACCGTCCGAGTAAGAGAG CTGTCCCAGCTGAAGGAGCCAGTTCCCATTGGCCTATTAAAGAGCCAAAGCATGTACCAGTTGCCATTGGAGCGCCTGCCAGCTTCCATCCGCAGACACACCTCACACCTCACACTTACAGAGACCAGTACACCATACTCAGAGACCAACTCAG AAGCTGTGGCAGGCAGCAGTTCAGTAGGTGCAGTGGGAACTCCGTGTGCGTGTGGTCACAGTGATGGGAGCTCGGTGGTCCCgcaggtgtgtgtaagtgagcCCTCCAGCCCTGCCCAGCCAGAACCAGGAGAGTGTGTGGATGCAGATGGAGATGATGGACCAGAGTACCTTGCCATTGGTAACTTGGGGAGGAGGAGACATTCCAGTAGCTCGGCCAACAGAAGCGAGGTGCCTCCAACAAGCGGCGGCTCCACTCCTGTTCCTCCGCAACCCAGACGCAACTCCTTCTCCGACACACAGCAGGGGACGAGGCGGAGCATCAGGGGTCACGCAAGGTCATTGTCTGACACAGGGgtcacacagaaacacaaacaag AATCTGCAGTGAATGAAGAGTGTGTGAAGAGTTATGGACCATTCTCTcctcagagcagcagcagcagccagagcTCTCTCTACATGGAAGCCA ATGGTTTCCAGTACAACACTGTACCTGATGGGATGTTCAGAAAGCCGTCAGAGGGTCAGAGTTTGATCAGTTACCTGTCAGAGCAGGACTTCGGCAGCTGTGCTGATCTAGAAAAG GAGAATGCTCACTTCAGCATCTCAGAGTCTCTGATAGCTGCCATTGAGCTGATGAAGTGTAACATGTGCCGGAGGGCTGAGGAGACTGAGGAGGATGGAGACAGCGACTCTGAGATCCAGCAGCTGAAGCAGAAAATTCGCCTGCGCAGGCAGCAGATCCGTCGCAGTCGACTGCAGCCCAGCTCCTCTCAACGTG CTTTCACCTCCACAGACAGCGGCTCTCCGCTCAGTTCCCACGATTCATTTCTCCACTCTGACTCTGGATCGGCCGAGGAGGTGGAGGACTTTGAGCTGAGAG ATGGCTGTGACGGTCAGGCCCTGCTGGCATCTCAAAGTGGACTCTCATTGTCCCTTGCCTCACTCTTCTCAG ATGCagatattaaacacacagtgactCCCAGCAGGTCCTTCATCAGCTCAGAGTCTGT TTCTCCATCTCTCCTCCAGTCAAACTCTGCAGAGTCGGTGGCAATGGGGCTGTTGAGGCAGTTTGAGGGGATGCAGCTTCCAGCAGCGTCAGAGCTTGACTGGCTGGTTCCAGAACATGACGCTCCACAGAAG ctTCTCCCAATCCCAGACTCGTTGCCGATCTCTCCTGATGATGGAGAACATGCAGATATCTATAAGCTGCGTATTCGTGTGCGGGGGAATCTAGAGTGGGCCCCACCACGGCCGCAAATCATCTTTAACACCCACCCGGCGCCAAA gagGAAGGTGGTGGTGGCTAAGCAGAACTACAGGTGTGCAGGCTGCGGTACGCGTATTGATCCAG ATTACATCAAAAGGCTGCGGTACTGCGAGTATTTGGGACGGTATTTCTGTCAGTGTTGCCACGAAAATGCCACTGCTGTGGTGCCGGGACACGTGCTGAGGAAATGGGATTTCAGTAAATACTATGTTAGTAACTTTGCCCGGGATTTGCTGGGGAAGATCGCTGGAGACCCGCTGTTCAACCCCAATGACGTCAACACTGCACTGTACAAAAAAGTCAAAGCACTGGAGACAGTACGG gtTTTGAGAATGCAGCTGTTTCACATGAAGAATCTGTTTAAAACCTGCCGTTTAGCCAAAGA tgtGCTAGAAGACTTTGACTCTGTTGCCGGTCACCTTACGGAGGATCTGCACCTGTTCTCTTTGAATGACCTCACTGCCGTCCGCTCTGGAGAACTCACAACAAAACTGCGGGAGCTGCTCCGCCTCGGCTCTGCTCACGTCTCCAGCTGTGTG CTGTGTCAGGCAAAGGGCTTTGTGTGTGAATTCTGCGGAAATGAGAAAGACATAATCTTCCCCTACGAGCTACACAAGTGCCAGCGGTGTGAAG AATGCAATGCGTGCTACCACAGAACTTGCTTTAAAAGTGGCCAACAGTGCCCGCGGTGCCAGCGGCTcgctgagaggagagagaggatggCCCGCAAAAacatggaggaagaggaagaggatggaAGTGGAATCTAG